The proteins below are encoded in one region of Scophthalmus maximus strain ysfricsl-2021 chromosome 4, ASM2237912v1, whole genome shotgun sequence:
- the supv3l1 gene encoding ATP-dependent RNA helicase SUPV3L1, mitochondrial isoform X2: protein MDTEGRAASHVACTIEMCSVTTPYEVAVIDEIQMIRDPARGWAWTRALLGLCAEEIHVCGEPAAIDFIRELMYTTGEEVEVNTYQRLTPFSVLDQALESLDKLRPGDCIVCFSKNDIYSISRQIEISGQECAVIYGSLPPGTKLSQAKKFNDPDDPCKILVATDAIGMGLNLSIKRIIFNSLVKPNVNEKGEKRMETISTSQALQIAGRAGRFSSKFSEGEVTTMYRDDVPILKEILSQPVDPIETAGLHPTAEQIEMFAYHLPDATLSNLVDIFVSLSQVDGLYFVCNIDDFKFLADMIQHIPLNLRSRYVFCTAPINKKQTFVCTSFLKFARQFSRDEPLTFDWVCRHVSWPLAQPKDIKNLIHLEAVHDVLDLYLWLSYRFMDMFPDTKLVREIQQELDDIIQQGVRSITRLIRATNQSITNPLQTQNSKPGQTSDNSNKTADRNSPTHPRAKRGPSGDNTLASRLVREGLLTPGLLQQLQREWSKQELINQYALDTEHHDSNNKGKKK, encoded by the exons gtCTCTGTGCAGAGGAGATCCATGTGTGTGGAGAGCCTGCAGCCATCGACTTTATCAGAGAGCTGATGTACACCactggagaggaggtggag GTGAACACCTACCAGCGTTTAACTCCATTCTCAGTCTTGGATCAGGCTTTGGAGTCTTTAGACAAACTGAGACCGGGAGATTGTATCGTCTGCTTCAGTAAAAATGACATCTACTCCATAAGCAGACAGATTGAGATCAGCGGACAGGAATGTGCTGTGATTTATGGGAGCTTACCTCCAG GCACCAAGCTGTCACAGGCCAAGAAGTTCAATGACCCGGATGACCCCTGCAAGATCCTAGTTGCTACCGATGCCATTGGAATGGGCCTTAACCT GAGTATAAAGCGTATCATCTTCAACAGTCTGGTGAAGCCTAATGTCAATGAGAAGGGGGAGAAACGGATGGAGACCATCAGCACATCACAGGCTCTGCAGATAGCCGGCCGTGCAGGGAG GTTCTCCTCCAAGTTTTCAGAGGGAGAAGTTACCACCATGTACAGAGATGATGTGCCTATCCTAAAGGAAATACTCAGCCAACCGGTAGACCCCAtagag ACTGCAGGTCTCCATCCCACAGCAGAGCAGATCGAGATGTTTGCCTATCATCTACCTGATGCTACACTATCCAACCTTGTT GACATATTTGTCAGCCTCTCTCAGGTGGATGGTCTGTATTTCGTCTGCAACATTGACGACTTCAAGTTTCTGGCTGATATGATTCAGCATATCCCGCTCAACCTGAGGTCCCGCTACGTCTTCTGCACGGCTCCCATCAACAAGAAACAAACTTTTGTATGCACCTCCTTCTTGAAG TTTGCGCGTCAGTTTAGTCGAGATGAACCCCTGACCTTTGACTGGGTCTGTCGCCATGTCAGCTGGCCTCTCGCTCAACCTAAAGACATTAAAAACCTGATTCACTTGGAAGCTGTTCATGATGTGTTGGATCTTTACCTCTGGTTAAG ctacCGTTTCATGGACATGTTTCCAGACACCAAATTGGTTCGGGAAATCCAGCAGGAGCTTGATGATATCATCCAACAGGGCGTGAGAAGTATCACTCGTCTCATCAGAGCCACAAACCAAAGCATAACGAACCCACTACAGACACAGAACAGCAAGCCTGGACAAACAAGTGATAACAGTAATAAAACTGCTGATCGTAATTCTCCGACACACCCCAGAGCTAAGAGGGGACCGAGCGGAGACAACACTCTAGCCAGTCGCCTTGTAAGAGAAGGACTGTTGACTCCTGGTttgctccagcagctgcagagggagtGGTCCAAGCAGGAGTTAATCAATCAGTATGCACTCGATACAGAACATCACGATAGTAACaacaaagggaaaaagaaatga